The Dreissena polymorpha isolate Duluth1 chromosome 10, UMN_Dpol_1.0, whole genome shotgun sequence genome includes a region encoding these proteins:
- the LOC127848117 gene encoding uncharacterized protein LOC127848117 — translation MTTEGNVTSSTSSTHVSSSLLWLPYVTLAVVCISFLAVNFWCYHRRNRMRYRRKADVLETRERVRERRVILNLVKAKYRTYLVENDVDDKRPLEAQLCLVNPMHFNGRWTNAQCSPVNDDTKVDL, via the exons ATGACGACAGAGGGCAATGTGACGTCATCAACCTCCTCCACGCACGTGTCTTCCTCTTTGCTGTGGTTACCGTATGTAACGCTTGCAGTCGTTTGCATCTCATTCCTTGCCGTGAACTTCTGGTGCTATCACAG ACGGAACCGAATGCGGTACCGCCGTAAAGCAGACGTGCTGGAGACAAGGGAGCGCGTGCGCGAGCGGCGCGTGATACTGAACCTCGTGAAGGCAAAGTATAGGACGTACCTGGTCGAGAACGATGTTGACGACAAACGCCCTTTGGAAGCACAACTATGCTTGGTCAACCCTATGCATTTCAATGGGCGATGGACAAATGCTCAATGTTCTCCGGTAAATGATGACACAAAGGTTGATCTTTAG